From Thalassococcus sp. S3, one genomic window encodes:
- a CDS encoding ABC transporter permease, whose protein sequence is MRAILAVLTVVAVLIGFWYAAAVPMNIKGVLVEAERAGAVVTPDNGAERRAMSPWALILPNSFAIPATWAQDRPRLPAPHQVAVELWETTVEKKITSKRSLVFHGWVTLSATLLGFAIGTGLGILLAVGIVHSRVMDMSVMPWAIVSQTIPIIALAPMIIVVLYSIGVQGILPKAVISAYLSFFPVVVGMVKGLRSPDAMQLDLLRTYNASRAQTFWKLRLPASMPYLFASLKIGIAASLVGAIVGELPTGAVSGLGARLLAGSYYGQTVQIWSALFAAALLAAALVALVGLIQRMTLARMGMTA, encoded by the coding sequence ATGAGGGCGATACTGGCGGTTCTGACCGTGGTCGCGGTGCTGATCGGCTTTTGGTACGCCGCCGCCGTGCCCATGAACATCAAGGGTGTCCTGGTCGAGGCGGAGCGGGCAGGTGCAGTGGTGACACCAGACAATGGTGCCGAGCGGCGGGCCATGTCGCCCTGGGCGCTGATCTTGCCGAACAGCTTTGCGATCCCGGCCACCTGGGCACAGGACAGGCCCCGTCTGCCCGCCCCGCATCAGGTGGCGGTGGAGCTCTGGGAGACGACGGTGGAAAAGAAGATCACCTCCAAACGGAGCCTGGTCTTTCACGGCTGGGTGACGCTGAGCGCCACGCTTCTGGGCTTTGCCATCGGGACGGGCCTGGGCATCCTGCTGGCGGTGGGCATCGTGCATTCACGGGTCATGGATATGAGCGTGATGCCCTGGGCCATCGTAAGCCAGACGATCCCGATCATCGCGCTGGCGCCGATGATCATCGTCGTGCTTTACTCCATCGGGGTGCAGGGCATCCTGCCCAAGGCGGTGATCAGCGCCTATCTGAGTTTCTTTCCGGTTGTAGTGGGCATGGTGAAGGGGCTGCGGAGCCCCGATGCGATGCAGCTTGACCTGCTCAGGACCTACAACGCGAGCCGGGCACAGACATTCTGGAAGCTCAGGCTACCGGCGTCGATGCCGTATCTCTTCGCGTCGCTGAAGATCGGAATCGCGGCATCTTTGGTAGGCGCCATCGTCGGTGAATTGCCGACAGGGGCTGTCAGCGGGTTGGGCGCCCGGCTGTTGGCGGGAAGTTATTACGGGCAGACGGTGCAGATCTGGTCGGCGCTTTTCGCAGCGGCGCTTTTGGCGGCTGCGCTGGTGGCGCTGGTCGGACTGATCCAGAGAATGACGCTGGCACGCATGGGGATGACGGCATGA
- a CDS encoding ABC transporter ATP-binding protein encodes MGAQRQAEATELQQTPIVVEAKGLHLTFETNDGPVQALKDVNLSIEKGDFVSFIGPSGCGKTTFLRVMAALEQPTGGSITVNGVSPEEARKSRAYGYVFQAAGLYPWRTIAGNIKLPLEIMGYSRAEQDERVKKVLELVDLEGFGRKYPWQLSGGMQQRASIARALSFDADILLMDEPFGALDEIVRDHLNEQLLALWARTEKTIGFVTHSIPEAVYLSTKIVVMSPRPGRITDVIQSPLPKERPLDIRDTPEFIEIAHRVRDGLRAGHVES; translated from the coding sequence ATGGGCGCGCAGAGGCAGGCAGAGGCAACCGAATTGCAGCAGACACCCATCGTGGTCGAGGCAAAAGGCCTCCACCTCACGTTTGAGACCAATGACGGTCCGGTTCAGGCCCTCAAGGATGTGAACCTGTCGATTGAAAAGGGCGATTTCGTCAGCTTTATCGGTCCGTCGGGCTGTGGGAAGACGACATTCCTGCGGGTGATGGCAGCCCTCGAACAGCCCACGGGCGGAAGCATTACGGTCAATGGTGTCAGTCCAGAAGAGGCTCGTAAATCAAGGGCTTATGGCTATGTCTTTCAAGCGGCCGGGCTTTATCCGTGGCGGACGATTGCCGGCAACATCAAGCTGCCGCTGGAAATCATGGGGTACTCCCGCGCCGAGCAGGATGAGAGGGTGAAGAAGGTCCTCGAACTCGTTGATCTGGAAGGGTTTGGGAGAAAATATCCCTGGCAGCTCTCCGGCGGTATGCAGCAGCGGGCCAGCATTGCGCGGGCACTGTCCTTCGATGCGGATATCCTGTTGATGGACGAACCGTTCGGCGCGCTTGATGAGATCGTCAGGGACCATCTCAACGAGCAGCTTCTGGCGCTTTGGGCGCGGACCGAAAAGACAATAGGGTTCGTCACGCACTCCATCCCCGAGGCGGTCTATCTGAGTACCAAGATCGTTGTGATGAGCCCCCGACCCGGACGGATCACGGATGTGATCCAAAGCCCGCTGCCGAAGGAGCGGCCTTTGGACATTCGCGACACGCCGGAATTCATCGAGATCGCCCACAGGGTGCGCGACGGGTTGAGGGCGGGCCATGTGGAGAGCTGA
- the hydA gene encoding dihydropyrimidinase gives MSTIIKNGTVVTADLTYEADVLIENGVITEIGKDLKGDEVLDATGCYVMPGGIDPHTHLEMPFMGTYSSDDFESGTRAALSGGTTMVVDFALPSPGQGLFDALQMWDNKSTRANCDYSFHMAVTWWGEQVFNEMEGVVRDRGINTFKHFMAYKGALMVNDDELYASFQRLAELGGIAMVHAENGDVVAELSAKLLAEGNTGPEAHAYSRPPQVEGEATNRAIMIADMAGVPLYVVHTSCEDAHEAIRRARMLGKRVWGEPLIQHLTLDESEYFNKDWDHAARRVMSPPFRNKQHQDSLWNGLASGSLSVVATDHCAFTTEQKRYGVGDFTKIPNGTGGLEDRMPMLWTHGVNTGRLTMNEFVAVTSTNIAKILNCYPKKGAVLVGADADLVVWDPEKEKTITAGAQQSAIDYNVFEGKVVKGLPRFTLTRGQVAVHDGEIRTQEGHGKFVKREPNTATNKALSTWKELTSPRPVERTGIPATGV, from the coding sequence ATGTCTACGATCATTAAGAACGGTACCGTCGTCACCGCGGATCTGACCTATGAAGCGGATGTTCTGATCGAGAACGGCGTGATCACCGAGATCGGCAAGGACCTCAAAGGCGATGAGGTGCTGGACGCGACCGGTTGCTACGTGATGCCGGGCGGGATCGACCCGCATACGCATCTGGAAATGCCATTCATGGGCACCTATTCGTCAGACGATTTCGAAAGCGGCACGCGCGCGGCCTTGAGTGGCGGGACCACGATGGTGGTAGATTTTGCGCTGCCGAGCCCCGGTCAGGGCCTCTTTGACGCGCTGCAGATGTGGGACAACAAATCGACGCGCGCGAACTGCGACTATTCCTTCCACATGGCGGTGACCTGGTGGGGCGAGCAGGTCTTTAACGAGATGGAGGGGGTGGTGCGGGACCGAGGCATCAACACCTTCAAGCATTTCATGGCCTATAAGGGCGCGTTGATGGTCAATGACGACGAACTTTACGCGTCATTTCAACGGCTTGCAGAGCTGGGCGGCATCGCGATGGTGCATGCGGAGAACGGCGATGTGGTGGCCGAACTCAGCGCGAAGTTATTGGCCGAGGGTAATACGGGACCCGAGGCGCACGCTTATTCGCGGCCCCCGCAGGTCGAGGGCGAGGCCACCAATCGCGCCATTATGATCGCCGATATGGCAGGCGTGCCGCTCTATGTGGTGCATACCTCTTGCGAGGATGCGCATGAGGCGATCCGGCGCGCGCGGATGCTGGGCAAGCGCGTCTGGGGCGAGCCGTTGATCCAGCATCTGACGCTGGATGAGAGCGAGTATTTCAATAAGGATTGGGACCACGCCGCCCGCCGCGTGATGTCGCCGCCCTTCCGCAACAAGCAGCATCAGGACAGCCTGTGGAACGGGCTTGCCTCGGGCTCGCTGTCGGTGGTGGCGACGGACCATTGCGCGTTCACGACCGAGCAGAAACGCTATGGCGTGGGCGATTTCACCAAGATCCCCAACGGGACCGGAGGGCTGGAGGACCGGATGCCGATGCTCTGGACCCATGGGGTGAATACGGGGCGTCTGACGATGAACGAATTCGTTGCGGTGACCTCGACGAATATCGCGAAGATCCTGAATTGTTATCCGAAAAAGGGCGCGGTTCTGGTGGGTGCGGATGCCGATCTGGTGGTCTGGGATCCGGAAAAGGAAAAGACGATCACTGCGGGCGCACAGCAATCTGCTATTGATTACAATGTCTTCGAAGGCAAAGTTGTGAAAGGTCTGCCACGCTTTACCCTGACACGCGGCCAGGTGGCGGTGCATGACGGAGAGATCCGTACCCAGGAGGGCCACGGCAAGTTCGTCAAACGCGAGCCGAACACGGCGACGAACAAGGCGCTGTCGACCTGGAAAGAACTGACCTCTCCACGGCCGGTGGAGCGGACGGGCATTCCGGCGACTGGGGTCTGA